Proteins encoded together in one Vitis vinifera cultivar Pinot Noir 40024 chromosome 4, ASM3070453v1 window:
- the LOC104879021 gene encoding auxin-responsive protein IAA28 has product MELQLGLALPAYTPAVKVVELKGCGNEAKQKLGSQPWSFGCESYMKNKRGFGEAFEKIEDHDHVSDGTSLPLLLWHGQPNDEDDHNGLGKRASCPINKNGEEGNAVVGWPPVKSWRKKVICQHQGGRMVFDRTAEKESGGAGPIYVKVKMEGVAIARKINLKLYQSYQMLKNSLTAMFARCKKCDVDCVHYTLTYQDKEGDWLLAGDVPWRTFIESVQRLELVRNGG; this is encoded by the exons ATGGAACTTCAATTGGGTCTGGCACTTCCAGCCTACACTCCTGCAGTGAAGGTGGTGGAGCTGAAAGGTTGTGGAAATGAGGCAAAGCAGAAGCTGGGTTCCCAGCCTTGGAGCTTTGGGTGTGAAAGCTACATGAAAAACAAGCGTGGTTTTGGTGAGGCTTTTGAGAAAATTGAAGATCATGACCATGTGTCAGATGGGACTTCATTGCCTTTGCTATTGTGGCATGGCCAGCCAAATGACGAGGATGATCACAATGGTCTCGGGAAGAGAGCCTCTTGCCCCATTAACAA GAATGGTGAGGAAGGAAATGCAGTTGTTGGGTGGCCACCAGTAAAATCATGGAGAAAGAAGGTGATCTGCCAGCATCAAGGTGGTCGAATGGTGTTTGATCGGACGGCAGAGAAGGAAAGTGGTGGAGCAGGCCCCATCTACGTGAAGGTGAAGATGGAGGGAGTGGCGATAGCGAGGAAGATCAATCTAAAGCTGTATCAGTCGTATCAGATGCTCAAAAACTCCTTGACTGCAATGTTTGCTCGGT GCAAAAAATGTGACGTGGATTGTGTACACTACACTCTTACCTACCAAGACAAGGAGGGTGATTGGCTGCTTGCCGGAGATGTTCCATGGAG AACATTCATCGAGTCTGTGCAGCGCCTGGAGTTAGTAAGGAATGGAGGTTGA
- the LOC100256151 gene encoding UDP-N-acetylglucosamine transporter UGNT1 isoform X2 translates to MASSNSSKSPMLPISDPPRPDDKVFKGSAMSKRGAYAAISYMSCAVLLVIFNKAALSSYHFPCASVITLFQIICSCSFLYALRRWKIISFTLGESSNVNDGSPVFVPITTLIHTLPLAITYLLYMLVTMESVRGVNVPMYTTLRRTTVVFTMFVEYILAGQRYTSSVVGSVGLIVLGAFIAGARDLSFDSYGYAVVFLSNITTAIYLATIARIGKSSGLNSFGLMWCNGRVAALLYTGILLELQHIPEYNSKFSGHTDNLRQSKGFVYHWTWLDDFWGASF, encoded by the exons ATGGCGTCTTCTAATTCCTCGAAGAGTCCGATGCTTCCGATATCGGATCCTCCGCGACCCGATGATAAGGTTTTCAAAGGATCCGCCATGTCCAAGAGAGGAGCCTACGCTGCAATCTCTTACATGTCCTGCGCAG TTCTATTGGTGATCTTCAACAAAGCAGCCCTTTCTTCTTATCATTTCCCTTGTGCAAGTGTCATCACACTCTTTCAG ATAATATGTTCATGTTCTTTTCTCTATGCATTGAGACGCTGGAAGATTATTTCTTTCACACTTGGTGAATCTTCAAATGTTAATGATGGTTCCCCAGTTTTTGTACCGATCACAACGTTGATTCATACCCTTCCTCTTGCAATTACCTATTTGCTTTACATG CTAGTTACCATGGAGTCTGTTCGTGGAGTAAATGTTCCCATGTACACTACCCTTCGGCGTACTACAGTGGTGTTTACAATGTTTGTGGAGTATATTTTGGCTGGGCAGCGGTATACATCTTCTGTTGTTGGAAG TGTGGGCCTGATTGTTCTTGGTGCATTTATTGCGGGTGCTCGGGACTTGTCGTTTGATTCTTATGGTTATGCTGTTGTTTTCCTGTCCAACATCACTACGGCAATATACCTTGCAACCATAGCCCGTATAG gGAAATCTAGTGGCCTTAATAGCTTTGGCCTAATGTGGTGTAATG GTCGTGTTGCTGCTCTCCTGTATACTGGCATTCTTCTTGAATTACAGCATATTCCTGAATACAACTCTAAATTCAGCGGTCACACAGACAATTTGCGGCAATCTAAAG GATTTGTTTACCATTGGACTTGGCTGGATGATTTTTGGGGGGCTTCCTTTTGA
- the LOC100256151 gene encoding UDP-N-acetylglucosamine transporter UGNT1 isoform X1, producing MASSNSSKSPMLPISDPPRPDDKVFKGSAMSKRGAYAAISYMSCAVLLVIFNKAALSSYHFPCASVITLFQIICSCSFLYALRRWKIISFTLGESSNVNDGSPVFVPITTLIHTLPLAITYLLYMLVTMESVRGVNVPMYTTLRRTTVVFTMFVEYILAGQRYTSSVVGSVGLIVLGAFIAGARDLSFDSYGYAVVFLSNITTAIYLATIARIGKSSGLNSFGLMWCNGILCGPILLLWTFIRGDLGMAMNFPHFFLPGFLVVLLLSCILAFFLNYSIFLNTTLNSAVTQTICGNLKDLFTIGLGWMIFGGLPFDILNITGQFLGFLGSGLYAYYKLIGK from the exons ATGGCGTCTTCTAATTCCTCGAAGAGTCCGATGCTTCCGATATCGGATCCTCCGCGACCCGATGATAAGGTTTTCAAAGGATCCGCCATGTCCAAGAGAGGAGCCTACGCTGCAATCTCTTACATGTCCTGCGCAG TTCTATTGGTGATCTTCAACAAAGCAGCCCTTTCTTCTTATCATTTCCCTTGTGCAAGTGTCATCACACTCTTTCAG ATAATATGTTCATGTTCTTTTCTCTATGCATTGAGACGCTGGAAGATTATTTCTTTCACACTTGGTGAATCTTCAAATGTTAATGATGGTTCCCCAGTTTTTGTACCGATCACAACGTTGATTCATACCCTTCCTCTTGCAATTACCTATTTGCTTTACATG CTAGTTACCATGGAGTCTGTTCGTGGAGTAAATGTTCCCATGTACACTACCCTTCGGCGTACTACAGTGGTGTTTACAATGTTTGTGGAGTATATTTTGGCTGGGCAGCGGTATACATCTTCTGTTGTTGGAAG TGTGGGCCTGATTGTTCTTGGTGCATTTATTGCGGGTGCTCGGGACTTGTCGTTTGATTCTTATGGTTATGCTGTTGTTTTCCTGTCCAACATCACTACGGCAATATACCTTGCAACCATAGCCCGTATAG gGAAATCTAGTGGCCTTAATAGCTTTGGCCTAATGTGGTGTAATG ggATACTATGTGGACCAATATTGTTGCTTTGGACCTTTATTCGGGGCGACTTAGGGATGGCCATgaattttcctcatttttttttgccTGGTTTTCTG GTCGTGTTGCTGCTCTCCTGTATACTGGCATTCTTCTTGAATTACAGCATATTCCTGAATACAACTCTAAATTCAGCGGTCACACAGACAATTTGCGGCAATCTAAAG GATTTGTTTACCATTGGACTTGGCTGGATGATTTTTGGGGGGCTTCCTTTTGATATT TTGAACATTACAGGACAATTTCTGGGTTTTCTTGGTTCTGGCTTGTATGCCTACTACAAGCTCATAGGGAAGTAA